A region from the Rhodamnia argentea isolate NSW1041297 chromosome 7, ASM2092103v1, whole genome shotgun sequence genome encodes:
- the LOC115732940 gene encoding uncharacterized protein LOC115732940 — protein MQASPMHGESVTRGGPCYDRAKEAEEFHETKAGVKGLVDSGAAKVPRLFIHPPENLHDFSSGTDGAATSLEVPIIDMMGCRDSRRQDVVDELRRASETWGFFQIVNHGVPAAVMDGMLEAVTQFHEQPEGVKREWYSRDDAKKFRYYSNGDLFWSQAAAWRDTLLFDFSCGVPDPEEVPLLCREPVFKYEEHIEKLKRSLSELLSDALGLDSGYLGDLECMESKRIVGHYYPICPEPELTMGTINHSDATILTLLLQNNHGGLQVRHQNQWVDVSPVPGAILANIGDFMQLVSNDKFKSVEHRVLARRAGPWVSVACFLFPGGIRKSKPYGPIKELLDENHPPLYRQTSFADYLGYFHSRNGLNGESLLPHFRMMQTSPSPGEFITRRDTVYDRAKELREFDETKAGVKGLVDSGVAKIPRIFMHPPENLHGLSSNTNRACLQGPIIDLRDCRDSRRRDITDGIREASEAWGFFQIINHGIPLDVMDSMLEGVRKFHEQEVEVKKEVYSRDGMKRVRYFSNGDLFQSKAAAWRDSVLFDFQDGVLDPEAVPPICREAVFEYEKHMVRLKTSLSELFSEALGLGSYYLSGIECMKSETLTCHYYPACPEPELTLGTINHSDLSCLTLLLQDHHGGLQVLHENHWVDVVPVKGAILANIGDFMQLVTNDKFKSVEHRVLAGRVGPRVSVACFLSPGWTQKTKLFGPIKELLSENNPPIYKETSPLEYVTYYISHGLSGNSALPHFRMSDSK, from the exons ATGCAAGCCTCGCCCATGCATGGAGAATCCGTCACCCGTGGCGGACCGTGCTACGACAGAGCGAAAGAAGCAGAGGAATTCCACGAGACAAAAGCTGGAGTCAAAGGCCTCGTGGACTCGGGCGCGGCCAAGGTTCCTAGGCTCTTCATCCACCCGCCCGAGAACCTGCACGACTTCTCCTCCGGCACGGATGGGGCTGCCACCAGCCTCGAGGTCCCAATCATCGACATGATGGGCTGTCGGGATTCCCGGCGGCAAGATGTCGTCGACGAGCTTCGCAGGGCATCGGAGACGTGGGGGTTCTTCCAGATAGTCAACCATGGGGTCCCAGCTGCCGTGATGGACGGCATGCTGGAAGCTGTCACGCAGTTCCACGAGCAGCCTGAGGGAGTGAAGAGAGAGTGGTACTCAAGAGATGACGCAAAGAAATTCAGGTACTACAGCAATGGAGACTTGTTTTGGTCCCAAGCAGCAGCCTGGAGGGACACGCTCTTGTTCGATTTCTCGTGTGGAGTGCCAGACCCAGAGGAAGTCCCTCTTCTATGCAG AGAGCCGGTTTTCAAATACGAAGAACACATCGAAAAGTTGAAGAGATCTCTGTCTGAACTACTATCGGACGCATTGGGGCTTGACTCAGGCTATCTTGGTGATCTTGAATGCATGGAATCCAAGAGAATCGTAGGCCATTACTACCCAATTTGCCCTGAGCCAGAGCTGACTATGGGCACAATCAATCACTCAGATGCCACAATTCTCACTCTTCTCCTTCAAAACAACCATGGAGGCCTCCAGGTCCGCCACCAAAACCAGTGGGTTGATGTGTCCCCTGTGCCTGGAGCAATCCTAGCCAACATTGGAGACTTCATGCAG CTTGTTAGCAACGACAAGTTCAAGAGCGTGGAGCACCGGGTCCTTGCTAGGAGGGCCGGGCCCTGGGTCTCGGTCGCGTGCTTCCTCTTCCCGGGAGGGATACGGAAGTCGAAGCCATATGGGCCGATAAAGGAGCTTCTCGATGAGAACCATCCACCCTTGTACAGGCAGACCTCTTTCGCAGACTATCTTGGGTATTTCCACTCGAGGAATGGCCTCAACGGTGAATCTTTACTTCCTCATTTTAGA ATGATGCAAACCTCGCCTAGTCCGGGAGAATTCATCACTCGCCGCGACACAGTTTACGACAGAGCGAAAGAATTGCGGGAGTTCGACGAGACCAAGGCCGGAGTCAAAGGCCTCGTGGACTCTGGCGTGGCCAAGATCCCTAGGATCTTCATGCACCCGCCCGAGAACTTGCACGGTTTGTCATCCAACACGAACAGGGCCTGCCTCCAGGGCCCAATCATCGATCTGAGAGACTGTCGGGATTCTCGACGTCGAGATATCACCGATGGTATTCGCGAAGCATCAGAGGCGTGGGGGTTCTTCCAGATAATCAATCACGGGATTCCACTTGACGTGATGGACAGCATGTTGGAGGGTGTGAGGAAGTTCCATGAGCAAGAAGTGGAAGTGAAGAAAGAGGTGTATTCTAGAGATGGTATGAAGAGAGTGAGGTACTTTAGCAATGGAGACTTGTTCCAGTCAAAAGCAGCAGCCTGGAGAGATAGCGTCCTATTTGATTTCCAGGATGGTGTCCTAGACCCCGAGGCTGTTCCTCCTATTTGCAG AGAGGCAGTTTTCGAGTACGAGAAGCATATGGTCAGGCTGAAGACATCTTTATCCGAACTGTTCTCGGAGGCATTGGGACTTGGTTCCTATTATCTCAGTGGCATTGAGTGTATGAAATCGGAGACACTAACATGCCATTACTACCCAGCTTGTCCTGAACCAGAATTGACTCTCGGTACAATTAATCACTCGGACTTATCGTGTCTGACTCTTCTCCTTCAAGACCACCACGGTGGCCTCCAAGTCCTCCATGAAAACCACTGGGTTGATGTGGTTCCTGTGAAGGGAGCAATTCTAGCCAACATTGGAGACTTCATGCAG CTTGTTACCAATGACAAGTTCAAAAGCGTGGAGCACCGAGTACTCGCCGGGCGGGTTGGACCCAGGGTTTCGGTCGCATGCTTTCTCTCCCCAGGCTGGACGCAAAAAACCAAACTCTTTGGGCCAATAAAGGAGCTTCTCTCTGAAAACAATCCACCTATATACAAGGAAACCTCTCCTTTGGAGTACGTCACCTATTATATATCCCATGGCCTGAGCGGCAATTCAGCACTTCCTCATTTCAGGATGAGCGACTCCAAATAG